The following proteins come from a genomic window of Mucinivorans hirudinis:
- a CDS encoding Ribosome recycling factor, giving the protein MGTKREILNAAVPKMEKAVDHFEYQLSEVRAGKASTSVLNSVMVESYGAQMPVNQVASITVPDARTILVQPWDKKLIASIERAIIDSNIGLTPSNNGEAIRLNVPPLTEERRKTLVKQIKVDAETARVSLRSTRREAIEAIKKAIKAEGLPEDVAKDGEDEAQKMLEKYSKRIDDMLAAKEKEIMTV; this is encoded by the coding sequence ATGGGAACAAAACGAGAAATTTTGAATGCTGCCGTTCCAAAGATGGAAAAGGCGGTAGACCACTTTGAGTATCAACTGTCTGAGGTGCGTGCGGGCAAAGCCAGCACAAGTGTGCTGAATAGTGTAATGGTGGAGTCATATGGAGCTCAAATGCCTGTCAATCAAGTAGCAAGCATCACCGTACCCGATGCGCGCACAATCTTGGTGCAGCCTTGGGACAAGAAGCTGATTGCATCAATAGAGAGGGCTATCATCGACTCGAACATAGGGCTTACTCCATCCAACAACGGCGAGGCTATCCGCCTGAACGTACCACCATTGACCGAAGAGAGACGTAAAACGCTTGTGAAGCAAATCAAGGTCGATGCCGAGACCGCTCGCGTGAGTCTGCGCAGCACACGCCGCGAGGCTATCGAGGCTATCAAAAAGGCTATCAAGGCTGAGGGTCTGCCCGAGGATGTGGCAAAAGATGGAGAGGACGAGGCACAAAAAATGCTCGAAAAATACTCCAAACGTATTGATGATATGCTCGCAGCAAAGGAAAAAGAGATAATGACGGTGTAG
- a CDS encoding Uridine monophosphate kinase: MKRILLKLSGESLQGEQGYGICPVRLTQYAEQIKAVAGKGIEISIVIGGGNIFRGLSGVGKGFDRVKGDQMGMLATVINSLGLQSALESVGQKSKVLTSINMSPVGEIYQAAKAIELMQAGVVVIIAGGTGNPFFTTDTASALRGVEIGADVLLKGTRVDGIYTADPEKEPTATKFSTISFTEVIEKRLKVMDLTAFTMCMENHLPIMVFDMDTYGNLEKITGGEEIGTIVK; encoded by the coding sequence ATGAAGAGGATATTATTAAAACTAAGCGGCGAATCTCTGCAAGGAGAGCAGGGCTACGGCATCTGCCCCGTGCGACTGACGCAATATGCCGAGCAAATCAAGGCGGTGGCGGGCAAGGGCATTGAAATTTCGATTGTTATCGGCGGGGGTAATATCTTTCGCGGACTATCGGGCGTGGGCAAGGGCTTTGATAGGGTCAAGGGTGACCAGATGGGTATGCTGGCAACAGTTATCAACTCGCTCGGTCTGCAATCGGCGTTGGAGTCCGTCGGACAGAAATCTAAAGTGCTAACATCCATCAATATGTCGCCAGTTGGTGAGATTTATCAGGCTGCAAAGGCAATAGAGCTGATGCAGGCGGGGGTGGTGGTAATAATCGCCGGCGGCACCGGCAACCCATTCTTCACCACCGACACGGCTTCGGCTCTGCGTGGGGTAGAAATAGGAGCAGATGTTCTTTTGAAGGGCACTCGCGTGGACGGAATCTACACGGCTGACCCTGAAAAAGAGCCGACGGCAACAAAATTTTCTACAATATCCTTTACGGAAGTAATAGAGAAAAGGCTGAAAGTTATGGACTTGACCGCCTTTACAATGTGTATGGAGAACCACCTACCCATTATGGTGTTCGATATGGATACTTATGGTAACCTCGAAAAAATCACGGGCGGGGAAGAGATAGGAACAATAGTAAAATAA